A genomic window from Candidatus Methylomirabilis lanthanidiphila includes:
- a CDS encoding SpoVT / AbrB like domain protein, with amino-acid sequence MLAFIRIGGIIMPITQLSEKGQILVPKALRRKLGLKPGARVQLTEEEGRLTLSPVPPDPIAAATGFLTGHFSLTADLRREHREEIRRERKTRT; translated from the coding sequence ATGTTAGCATTTATCCGGATCGGGGGAATAATTATGCCTATTACCCAACTCTCAGAAAAGGGTCAGATTCTGGTGCCTAAGGCGCTTCGCCGCAAGCTGGGCTTGAAGCCGGGCGCAAGAGTCCAGTTGACCGAAGAAGAAGGGCGACTGACCCTCTCGCCCGTTCCACCAGACCCGATCGCCGCCGCCACCGGCTTTCTCACAGGGCACTTCTCGTTGACGGCCGATCTCCGCCGAGAGCATCGAGAGGAAATCCGCCGTGAGCGAAAAACTCGTACTTGA